In the genome of Streptomyces sp. P3, the window CCGGGACGGTGGCCAGGACGACCGTCACCTGTCCGTCGGGTCTCGAGGGCAAGGCGGCCGTCCTCGCGTCCCGGCTGCCCAACCTGCGGGCCACGGCGGACGGTTCGGCCACCGCCGGCGTCGTCACCCTGGTCGTCGGACCGGAACTGAAGGTCGAGGACGTCGCCTGACCGCTTCGCGGCTCTTCCTGGTCAACGGGGCTCCGGAAATGGGGTAACATTGATCTTGAGCCGGTCACCGGAGAGAAAAAACGGTGAACGACCTCTGCGTTGGTGGTCCAAGGAAAGACGCCCCGCTTCCTGCGGGGAAATGCAGGTGCAAGGCCTGCCCGGCGCTCCATCGGAACGAGCCTCATCCCGTGCTCCACGGGGTGGGGCTCGTTCTCGTTCCCCCGCCGGATACGGCACACGGGATCTCCCGGCGCGCGCGGGCATCCGCGGCCCCGCCCCCGGCCGCGCCGCCTCGACCGTTCGGCCGATACCGCCCGCCGCGTCCGCGCCTACCGTGAACGACATGAGATCAACCTGGCTACGAGGCAGTGCACGGGGCGCGGCCGTCGGCGCGCTGCTGGCAGCCTGCGTCCTGGACCTGGTGATCGCCGACTCGGAGGGCAGTCTCTGGGGTCCCGCGGTCCTCCTCGCCGTCGGCCTGGTCGCGGTGCTGTGGCCCGCCTCGCGCCGCCCCGCACGGCTCACCCCGCAGCTGCGCACCGCCGTGCCCGCTCTGCTGTCCGCCCTGTACACGGCCGCCGCTGTCGTCCAGGGCCACCTGGCCCCCTTCGGGCCGGGCGAGCTCGCGATCCTGCTGTGTCTTCTCTTCGTCGCCGTGCGGCACTGCCCGCCGAACCGGGTCGTCGCGTGTGCCGCGCTGGACGCGCTCGCCTTCCTCGCCACGCCGTGCCGTGAGTTCTGGCCGCCGTGGTCCCAGGAGGGCGAGGGGCTCGCCTACATCGTCGTGGGACTGGTGTTCGTCCTTCTCGTCGGCTCGCTCGCCGTCTACCTGCGCTCGCTCGACTACCGCCGCACCGTCGCCGTCGACGACACCCGCCGCGAGGAACGCCTCGCCATCGCCGCGGACCTGCACGACTTCGTCGCCCACCACGTCACCGGGATCCTCGTGCAGACGCAGGTGGCGCGCATGATGACGCGTGTGGGGCCGGAGCCGGGCGAACAGCTCGACCCCGTCCTCGCCGGCATCGAACGCGCCGCCACCGAGGCGCTCGCCTCCATGCGGCGCACGGTCGGCGTCCTGCGGGACACGCCCGAGGCCGACCGGCGGCCCGTCGGCGACCTGGCCGGCATCACCGGCCTCGTCGAGAACTTCGTGGGCGGACCCGGCCAGCAGGTCGCCCTCCACCGTTCACCCACCGTCTCGGACGACCTCCCGCACGAGGTGCAGGCCGCCGCCTTCCGCGTCGTCCAGGAGGCGCTGACGAACGTGCGGCGGCACGCCGCGGACGCCTCCGCCGTCACCGTCCGCCTGGGGCTCGACGGCGAGCGGCTCGACGTCACCGTGGTCGACGACGGCCACGGTGGCGCCCCCCTGCCCGCCGAGGCCCACGGCGGCGGCTTCGGTCTGGTGGGTCTGCGGGAGCGGGTCACGGCGCTGGGCGGCGACCTGAGCACCGGCCCGCTGCCGTCCGGCCACGGCTGGCAGGTCCGCGCCCTCTTCCCGGCTCGCTGAACCAGCCGGGGCCGGCTTCCCGATCCCCGGCGGTTGCCGGTGAGGTGCTCGGGCCGGCGGATGCGCCTGTCGCTCCCGGCCGGGCGCCGGTCAGGCAGGAGTGACGCAGGTCATGTTCGCTCACCGATCAGTCTTCGCTCCGCCACGAGTCGAAGAGAGGAAGACCCGGTCGACCGAGACGAAGGGACGCGATCGCGATGACCGCATCCGTGCAGGGGCCCGCCGCCTACTTCCCGTCCATCGAGAAGAAGTACGGCCGTCCGGTCGCCGAGTGAAAGACCCTGATCCGTGCCTCGCCGCTGACGCGGCACATGGAACTGGTCTCCTGGCTGAAGACGGAGCACGCCATGGGTCACGGTCACGCCAACGCGCTGGTCGCGCACACCCTGGCGGAGGACGCCGGGCGTGAGTCCGGCGGGGTGTGAGTCCGGCGGGCCCCGGCGTCGGCCGGGCCCGGCCGTGTCCTCAGCGTCCGCCCGTGCCGCTGCCCTTGGCGGGGGAGCGGCGGCGGCCCTGTGCGGGCCGGCGGGGGCGGGAGGCCGAGCCGCCGTGCTCGGAGTTGCCGCGCTGGGAGCCGTTCCGCTCGGAGTTGCCGCGCTGGGCGCCGCCGCGTTCGGAGCCGCCGCCACGGGCCGCGTTCTTGCGGGCGGGCCGGGCTTCCGCGGTGGGCGGCGGGGTGAGCACGACGGGCACGCCGGACGGCGTCTGCGCCCCGGTGATCCGGTTCAGCTCGGTGCCCCCGGAGCGGACCTGGGTGGTCTGCGGGGTGATGCCGGCGTCGGCCATCAAACGGGTCATCTCACGGCGCTGGTGCGGCAGGACGAGGGTGACGACGGTGCCGGACTCGCCGGCGCGGGCGGTGCGGCCGCCGCGGTGCAGGTAGTCCTTGTGGTCGCCGGGCGGGTCGACGTTGACGACGAGGTCGAGGTTGTCGACGTGGATGCCGCGGGCGGCGACGTTGGTCGCCACCAGCACCCGGACGTGCCCGTCCTTGAACTGGGTCAGCGTGCGGGTGCGCTGCGACTGGGACTTGCCGCCGTGCAGGGACGCCGCCCGGACACCGACCGCCAGCAGCTTCTTGGCGAGCCGGTCCGCCGCGTGCTTGGTGTCCAGGAACATGATCGTCCGGCCGTCGCGGGCGGCGATCTCGGTCGTCGTGGCGTGCTTGTCCTCGTCCTCCACGTGCAGCAGGTGGTGATCCATCGTGGTCACCGCACCCGCGGACGGGTCGACGGAGTGGACGACGGGATCGTGCAGGTAGTTGCGCACCAGCCGGTCGACGTTGCGGTCCAGCGTCGCCGAGAACAGCAGGCGCTGGCCGTCGGGACGCACCAGGTCGAGCAGTCGCGTCACCTGCGGCATGAAGCCCATGTCGGCCATCTGGTCGGCCTCGTCGAGGACGGTGACGGCGACCTGGTCCAGCCGGCAGTCGTCCCGGTCGATGAGGTCCTTGAGACGTCCGGGCGTGGCGACGACGACCTCGGCGCCGCCGCGCAGGGCGCTCGCCTGCCGGCCGATGGACAGTCCACCGACGACGGTGGCGATGCGCAGGCGCAGCGCGCGGGCGTAGGGGGTGAGGGCGTCGTTGACCTGCTGGGCCAGTTCCCGGGTGGGGACGAGGACCAGGGCCAGCGGCCGGCGGGGTTCGGCCCGCTGTCCCGCGGTGCGCGCGAGCAGGGCGAGGCCGAAGGCGAGGGTCTTGCCGGAACCGGTGCGGCCACGGCCCAGGACGTCCCGGCCGGCCAGCGAGTTCGGCAGCGTCGCGCCCTGGATCGGGAACGGCGTGGTGACGCCCTCGGCGTCGAGCGCGGCCAGCAGCCGCTCGGGCATGTCGAGTTCGGCGAACGCCTCGACCGGCGGCAGCGCCGGGGTGAGGGTCACCGGCACCGCGAACTCGCCGCCGGACGCGGCGGGTCGGCTCCCGCGTCCGCTCCGCCCGGCTTTGGCCGTACGGGAGGGCGCGCCCTGGCGCCGGTCCGTACGGGAGCGGACCGAGCTGTTGCGGTTCATCCGGTGCCTTTCTCGAAAACTGCCGGACGCCATGAACCGGGGCCCGCACTCAGGAGTGCGGGCCCCGGTCCTGTCGTCCGCTTGAAACAGACTCAGACGACGGTTCAGGCGGGGAGGATGTTCTCCGCCTGCGGGCCCTTCTGGCCCTGCGTCACGTCGAAGGTGACCTTCTGGCCTTCCTGAAGCTCACGGAAGCCGGACGTGGCGATGTTCGAGTAGTGGGCGAAGACGTCCGGGCCGCCACCCTCCTGCTCGATGAAGCCGAAGCCCTTTTCCGAGTTGAACCACTTCACGGTGCCAGATGCCATGCTGTATCTCCTTTGGGGCAATGCCCGGTGCCCGCACCTTGCGGAACCGGTGTCGCAGCATCAGAAAAGCCCCAAAAACAAAAAGAGTGCCCGTCGACGGAAGGTCGAAAGAGCACTCTGAAGCCTCTGGTAACCGAAACTGCCACTTTTCTCACGGTAGCACAGGTCGGGATGAAGAGCCGGAACAGTTTTCCGGGTTCCGGGACGCGTCGTGGTGAGTACCCGTACTCAGGAGGCGAGGGCCCTTCTCGCGGCAGGCTGAGCGCACCACAGCCACACCTTCGGCCGTCAGAGGAGCCCATCGTGAGGAAGAGTGGCTTTCGAGTGCACGTTCGATTTGGTCGCGGACTCGTGCCGGTCGGAGCGGCCGTGGCGGCCGTGGCGGTCACGGCGGCGCTCACCGGCTGTTCCCTGCAGATCGAGGTGGCCGTCTGCGGCCGCGGCCGGTACCCGGTGCTCGCGGTGAACAGCAGTGGCGGCGACTGTGTGCCGGACGGCGAGGAACCGGCCGGGGGCTGGGCCCGCTATCCCGCCGGAAAGGTCCCGGAGAAGGTCGGCGACAAGTGGGACGTGTACGGGGGCACACGCACGCTCGACGGGAAGGGCGCGATCGTGGAACTCCCGGAGGGCGAATAGGCCGGGAGAGGGTCCGCGCGCTTACGGGTGCTGTACGGGTGTCGTGGCGGGTGCCGCTGTATAAACGGATCATGATTTATCACGTAGTGCACCCGGACGAGTGGAACGCCGGAGCCGACCGGCCCTACGCGCCCGACTCTCTCGCCGAGGACGGGTTCGTGCACTGTTCGCCCGACGTGGAGACCACGCTCGCGGTCGTCAACGCGTTCTACCGGACCGGCCGCCGGCCCCTGCTGGCGCTGGTGCTCGACGAGGAACGGCTCGCCGCGAGGTGCGCGTGGGAGGCGGCCGACCCGGCTCCGCCGCCCGGGGTCTCCCCCGGCACCCTGTTCCCGCACGTGTTCGGACCGCTCGACCGGGACGCCGTGGTGCGCGTCCTGGAGGTCCGCTGGGACACGGACGGCCGGGCGACGGGCCTGGCTGACGCCGGCTGACGCCGACTCACCCGAACGCCCGACGCCCGAGCCCTTCCGATACCGGAGCCCTTCCGCTGCCGATGCCCGGCGTTCGGCGTCCGACGGACGCCGGTTGACGTCGTCTCACCCGACGCCCGGCACCCGACGCCCGTCCGGTGCCCGAAGTCCGGTGCCCGAGGTCCGGTCCCGTGCGGCGGGCGTTGCGGGCGTGTGGCCGGTAGGGATCAGAGGTCGAACTCGTGCGGCGGCAGGTCGAGGGTGAAGCACGCCTCCCGTACGACGGCCTGCTCGGTCTTGTCGAAGTCACCGTCGGCGCCGCCGATGACGATGCCGATCTGCACGACCGCTCGGGCCTCGGCCGGCTTCTTCTTCGCCTTGGCGATCTCCTGCAACACGCTGACCTTGCCGAAGGCGAAGTCCGCGACCAGCTTGTCGAGGTTGCCGTCGAAACGCCGCTGCAGGTCGGCTGCGTCGAAGTTCTTCAGCACCTCGTTGGTGGCGATCAGCTGCGCCACGCGGTGCCGCTCGGCCGGGTCCACGGTGCCGTCCGCCGCCGCGACCAGGGCGCACATGGCCATGCTCGCGTCGCGGAAGGCACCGCTCTTGAGGTCGTTCTTCTTCGCCATGAGCTGGGTCTGCATCGTCGACGCGGACTCCTTGAAACGGTCCCAGAGGGCCATGCGAACTCCAGACGATCGGGCCGGACCGCTGTCCGCGCAACAGACGCGACAACGCCCACGGCAACAGCGACAGCACCACGGCGCATCTACACCGACGTGGAAACTCGCGGCCCTCGTGATTGGTTCCGGCTCCGGCGCAGGCCCTCCGCGACGAACGAGGTCAGCCGAGGCAGATCAGGCCCAGCAGGCAGACGTCGGACGGCGAGGTGGCCGCGGTGCCGGAGCCCGTCCCTGAGGACGAGGGCGACGAGGAAGACGTACCCGAAGAGGAGGACGAGGACGACGAGTTCGAGCCCGTGCCCGAGGCGGAGCCCGTGTCCCCGCCCGACCCCGACGTCGAGTCCGCGGCACCCTGGTCGCCGGCCGTGGCCGAGGTGGCGGACTTCTGCCCGGTCGCGCCGGACAAGGCGTCGACCGTCGAGCCGTGACCCCGCTGCTGCCCCGAGGACGCCGGCGTCGAGAGCGCCACCGTGCCGGCGGGCGCCGCGGCGGAGTCCGGGAGGCGGTCCGACGGCGCGTCCTGCTGCCGGGCGTGCCCGTTGGCAGGCGACTGCCGGGGGGAGGTGGCGGACGGCGCGTTCCGATGGCCGTCGGACCGGCTCACCGTGGGGACCGTGTGCTCCAGGGTCGGTTCCTCGCCGCCGGCCGTGGTGGGGGTCTCCGGCGCCGAGGCCGCCTGGGTACGGTCGCCGTTCTGCCGCTCCAGGGCGGCGACCGCCAGCCCGCTGACGAGCGTGACGGCAGTGACGACCACGACCCGCCGCTGGTTCTTCTTCCAGCGGGCCAGTTGCCGCCGCCGTGCCGCCCGGCCCTGCGGCGCCGCGGACACCGCCGCGACGGCCGTCGGGGCCGTCTCGCTCGTGAGGTCGACATCGGCGTCGGCGTCGAGACCGAGGGCGACATCGAGAGCCCGGTCGGCAACGCGTTCCGGAACGCGTTCGGGGAGCGGGCCGGCCAGGGGCGCGGCGGTGACGGGCACGGGGGCGGAAGACGCGGGGGCGTAGGGCGCGGGGGTGAAGTGCGCGGTGGCCGCGTACGGCGACGTCGGCCGTGCGATCCCGGCCCGCACGGTGTGTCCGTGGGTCGGGATCGGGGCGATGTCCGGGGCGTAGGCGCCGCACCCCGGACACACCAGGGCTCCGTTGAGATGCCGACGACACGAGGAGCAGTAGTCCATCTGCGGTCTTCCTATTTGACGTGCCGTCGCTCCGTCGGGGCCGCGACCTGATCACGTTCGCACGGGGGGTCGAACGGCCAGCAACGCTAACGAGTCGCGCGCAGGACTGTGTGCAGCCTGTGTGATGCTCCTGCGCGAATGTGTTGAGGGATGTCGGCACGCGAGGCGTGCACGCCCCGGCCGTGGCCCACCCCGGGCGGCATGGGGCTTTTGCGCCGCCCCCGGCACCCTTGCCGTACATCCATGTGAACAGAAATCAGGTACACGTCTATTGACGTGCTCAGGGCAACGCCCCTAGCTTCCCCGGGGAAAGCGCTTTCCGTACCTCTGGCAGACGACCCGCACCGTCCTG includes:
- a CDS encoding SCO0607 family lipoprotein — encoded protein: MAAVAVTAALTGCSLQIEVAVCGRGRYPVLAVNSSGGDCVPDGEEPAGGWARYPAGKVPEKVGDKWDVYGGTRTLDGKGAIVELPEGE
- a CDS encoding tellurite resistance TerB family protein — encoded protein: MALWDRFKESASTMQTQLMAKKNDLKSGAFRDASMAMCALVAAADGTVDPAERHRVAQLIATNEVLKNFDAADLQRRFDGNLDKLVADFAFGKVSVLQEIAKAKKKPAEARAVVQIGIVIGGADGDFDKTEQAVVREACFTLDLPPHEFDL
- a CDS encoding DUF952 domain-containing protein, which translates into the protein MIYHVVHPDEWNAGADRPYAPDSLAEDGFVHCSPDVETTLAVVNAFYRTGRRPLLALVLDEERLAARCAWEAADPAPPPGVSPGTLFPHVFGPLDRDAVVRVLEVRWDTDGRATGLADAG
- a CDS encoding cold-shock protein; the protein is MASGTVKWFNSEKGFGFIEQEGGGPDVFAHYSNIATSGFRELQEGQKVTFDVTQGQKGPQAENILPA
- a CDS encoding DEAD/DEAH box helicase; this translates as MNRNSSVRSRTDRRQGAPSRTAKAGRSGRGSRPAASGGEFAVPVTLTPALPPVEAFAELDMPERLLAALDAEGVTTPFPIQGATLPNSLAGRDVLGRGRTGSGKTLAFGLALLARTAGQRAEPRRPLALVLVPTRELAQQVNDALTPYARALRLRIATVVGGLSIGRQASALRGGAEVVVATPGRLKDLIDRDDCRLDQVAVTVLDEADQMADMGFMPQVTRLLDLVRPDGQRLLFSATLDRNVDRLVRNYLHDPVVHSVDPSAGAVTTMDHHLLHVEDEDKHATTTEIAARDGRTIMFLDTKHAADRLAKKLLAVGVRAASLHGGKSQSQRTRTLTQFKDGHVRVLVATNVAARGIHVDNLDLVVNVDPPGDHKDYLHRGGRTARAGESGTVVTLVLPHQRREMTRLMADAGITPQTTQVRSGGTELNRITGAQTPSGVPVVLTPPPTAEARPARKNAARGGGSERGGAQRGNSERNGSQRGNSEHGGSASRPRRPAQGRRRSPAKGSGTGGR
- a CDS encoding sensor histidine kinase; amino-acid sequence: MRSTWLRGSARGAAVGALLAACVLDLVIADSEGSLWGPAVLLAVGLVAVLWPASRRPARLTPQLRTAVPALLSALYTAAAVVQGHLAPFGPGELAILLCLLFVAVRHCPPNRVVACAALDALAFLATPCREFWPPWSQEGEGLAYIVVGLVFVLLVGSLAVYLRSLDYRRTVAVDDTRREERLAIAADLHDFVAHHVTGILVQTQVARMMTRVGPEPGEQLDPVLAGIERAATEALASMRRTVGVLRDTPEADRRPVGDLAGITGLVENFVGGPGQQVALHRSPTVSDDLPHEVQAAAFRVVQEALTNVRRHAADASAVTVRLGLDGERLDVTVVDDGHGGAPLPAEAHGGGFGLVGLRERVTALGGDLSTGPLPSGHGWQVRALFPAR